In Pseudanabaena yagii GIHE-NHR1, a genomic segment contains:
- a CDS encoding HEPN domain-containing protein, producing the protein MSQKNKTNVLEVLKTLVANAKLTDDSTNLQENILALLSCNEEKQIDVYGDSRLLLSPDILKESAEKILCEYKEIKKSISNEYFQNELRNIVLDCIKNGTIPTKETIDRLMKEIESVMPIQTWEVFRPFYGAELISSETFELGGYKIYSIPKYQEAVKEIPHLDLLTRSNPDTAQHHLIISVKVDARDAVKADELACSKFHQFDNIIRYMLGSLDNSLDVGVFEYVGASIEKVFLLSSPKNHHSRSRINGVFQPVELDGKFPIRFEGMDQEQFSSMPEYYFKNAQFGHEWIWEVASTPNPTKLQSKIITAIEWVGKAIRDNDNARAFVQVVFAFESIFTFQEKNVLVSPGIANQISESVAFILGTNLEERIVCEKQAKTIYGNRSAIAHGGSSSISDIELDEAIDLIKRVILKMTTETNFKSMNSIEEFYKWMQQQKYSCVEATQTNLRAD; encoded by the coding sequence ATGTCTCAGAAAAACAAAACAAATGTATTGGAAGTATTAAAAACTCTTGTAGCTAATGCAAAATTGACAGACGATTCAACAAATTTGCAAGAAAATATTTTAGCTCTGTTGAGTTGTAATGAAGAAAAGCAAATTGATGTGTATGGTGATTCAAGACTATTACTATCACCAGATATTTTAAAAGAGAGTGCCGAAAAAATTTTATGTGAATACAAAGAAATTAAAAAGAGTATATCCAATGAATATTTCCAAAACGAATTGAGGAATATAGTTCTTGACTGCATAAAAAATGGAACTATTCCAACAAAAGAAACTATAGATAGACTTATGAAGGAAATAGAAAGTGTGATGCCTATTCAAACATGGGAAGTTTTTCGTCCTTTTTACGGAGCAGAGCTTATCTCAAGTGAAACTTTTGAACTAGGGGGCTATAAGATTTATTCAATTCCAAAGTATCAAGAAGCTGTTAAAGAGATTCCACATCTCGATTTATTGACAAGATCCAATCCTGATACTGCTCAACATCACTTAATAATAAGTGTTAAAGTTGATGCTCGTGACGCAGTTAAGGCAGATGAGTTAGCCTGTTCAAAGTTTCATCAATTTGACAACATTATCAGATATATGTTGGGAAGCTTAGATAATTCCTTGGATGTAGGAGTGTTTGAGTATGTTGGAGCATCTATAGAAAAAGTCTTTTTGCTTTCATCACCAAAAAACCACCATTCTAGGTCTAGAATTAATGGTGTTTTCCAACCTGTAGAGCTAGATGGGAAATTTCCAATTCGTTTTGAAGGCATGGATCAAGAGCAGTTTAGCTCAATGCCCGAATATTATTTCAAGAATGCACAGTTTGGACATGAATGGATTTGGGAAGTAGCTAGCACGCCTAATCCTACAAAGTTGCAAAGTAAAATAATTACTGCCATTGAGTGGGTGGGAAAAGCTATTAGGGATAATGATAATGCAAGAGCCTTTGTTCAAGTGGTTTTTGCTTTTGAATCAATTTTTACTTTTCAAGAAAAAAATGTTCTTGTGTCTCCAGGCATTGCTAATCAGATATCTGAATCTGTAGCGTTTATTTTGGGAACAAATCTTGAAGAACGAATTGTTTGTGAGAAACAAGCCAAGACTATTTATGGTAATAGATCGGCTATAGCTCATGGAGGTAGCAGTAGTATTTCTGATATAGAGCTTGATGAAGCTATAGATCTTATCAAGCGTGTAATTTTGAAAATGACTACTGAGACTAATTTCAAATCAATGAATTCCATTGAAGAGTTTTATAAATGGATGCAGCAGCAAAAATATTCGTGTGTCGAAGCTACTCAAACTAATTTGAGGGCTGATTGA
- a CDS encoding endonuclease domain-containing protein → MSITTGLHIEGNLIAGDILADLFGSNIKGQAPEDFGFAKADKLADEIATVWGEAKKFWAGFKKSREESSFSESGTTETRKAWVVPLLYNLGYLPTFRGEAEVIDGQSFAISHRAGVGDGEVAKATTTETPPIHITGCRIRLDHKPPSGNPRLSAHGLMQEYLNRTEHLWGITTNGLQWRLLRDSSLMTRLTYIEFDLEQILEGENFAEFGLFYRLFHRSRLPIGMDDAHECLLEFYHQETLQQGGRVRDRLRDGVEKAIAQLGNGFLQHPKNQALRDALTPTLAPLSPLGRGAGGEGKISDRDFYRQILLLIYRLLFLMVAESRNLLLTGEDPEKVRIYEEYYSIERLRALAEKAIVPRREGFQDLWQGLRVTFCLFDENWRGELLGLSPLNGDLFGSTTLPELNVSALDNYDLMVVIRNLSLYAPTDKAQLRRVNYAALDVEELGSVYESLLDFHPQVSLSQGKYEFLLVAGSDRKTTGAYYTPSELVAQLVKSALEPVIAERMNEAKNSLTPAPLPRGERGSENYLEISAGLRSRMTEIARQLRRESTKSESILWEALRNRQLEGYKFKRQQTIGSFVVDFFCASESLIVEIDGSIHDLQQDLDRQRQEILESLGLRFVRISSHLVETNLQKALEIIKQALAPLSQNSTSYANSLPSPPSPLSQKGRGGIGTGEDLAPLSPLGEGLGVRVFNNFKKPPSSPLKSAILPVGRDISCWQQHGGLGRNWLKCGRVRLRLVLNLCVRRLVM, encoded by the coding sequence ATGAGTATAACTACAGGTTTACATATCGAAGGCAACTTAATTGCGGGTGATATTCTTGCCGATTTATTTGGAAGCAATATCAAGGGACAAGCACCTGAAGACTTTGGCTTTGCCAAGGCGGATAAGCTGGCGGATGAGATTGCGACGGTGTGGGGTGAGGCGAAAAAGTTTTGGGCAGGATTTAAAAAATCCCGTGAAGAATCAAGTTTCTCGGAGTCAGGGACTACGGAAACGCGCAAGGCTTGGGTTGTGCCTTTGCTTTATAACTTGGGATATTTGCCTACTTTTAGGGGTGAGGCGGAAGTTATTGATGGACAGAGTTTTGCGATTTCGCATCGGGCGGGAGTTGGGGATGGGGAGGTTGCTAAAGCAACTACTACGGAAACACCTCCGATTCACATTACTGGATGCAGAATAAGACTTGACCATAAGCCGCCGAGTGGAAATCCGAGGCTGTCGGCTCATGGGTTGATGCAGGAATATCTCAATCGGACTGAGCATCTATGGGGGATTACTACCAATGGTTTGCAGTGGCGGTTGTTGCGTGATTCTTCTTTGATGACGCGGCTTACTTATATTGAGTTTGATCTTGAGCAAATTTTAGAAGGAGAGAACTTTGCGGAATTTGGGTTGTTTTATCGTCTGTTTCACCGATCGCGTTTACCGATAGGAATGGACGATGCCCATGAGTGCCTGTTGGAGTTTTATCATCAAGAAACTTTACAGCAGGGCGGTAGGGTACGCGATCGCCTACGCGATGGTGTCGAAAAAGCGATCGCCCAATTAGGTAATGGTTTCTTACAGCATCCAAAAAATCAAGCACTGAGGGATGCTCTTACTCCCACTCTTGCTCCCCTCTCCCCCCTTGGGAGAGGGGCTGGGGGTGAGGGCAAAATTAGCGATCGCGATTTTTATCGACAAATCCTGTTGCTGATCTATCGCCTGTTATTCTTGATGGTGGCGGAGTCGCGCAATTTGTTACTGACGGGCGAAGATCCTGAAAAGGTACGCATTTATGAAGAGTATTACAGCATTGAGCGTTTACGCGCTCTAGCAGAAAAGGCGATCGTTCCTCGCCGCGAAGGATTTCAAGACCTATGGCAAGGTTTGCGGGTGACGTTTTGCCTTTTTGATGAAAACTGGCGCGGTGAGTTGTTGGGGCTATCACCGCTAAATGGTGATTTGTTCGGCTCAACGACTTTGCCAGAGCTAAATGTCAGTGCCTTAGATAATTACGATCTGATGGTTGTCATTCGTAATCTATCGCTCTATGCACCGACCGATAAGGCGCAACTGCGGCGGGTTAATTATGCGGCGCTGGATGTGGAGGAGTTGGGCAGTGTTTACGAGAGTTTGTTAGATTTTCATCCACAGGTGAGTTTGTCTCAGGGTAAGTATGAGTTTTTATTAGTGGCAGGTAGCGATCGCAAAACGACGGGAGCCTATTACACGCCATCGGAGCTTGTGGCGCAGTTGGTGAAGAGTGCCTTGGAGCCTGTGATTGCAGAAAGGATGAATGAGGCGAAGAATTCCCTCACCCCTGCCCCTCTCCCAAGGGGGGAGAGGGGTTCTGAGAATTATTTAGAGATTTCTGCGGGGTTGCGATCGCGAATGACGGAAATTGCTCGTCAATTGCGTCGTGAATCAACTAAGAGTGAGTCAATCTTGTGGGAAGCCTTAAGGAATCGCCAACTAGAAGGATATAAATTTAAGCGCCAACAGACGATTGGTAGTTTTGTGGTTGATTTCTTTTGTGCTTCTGAGAGTTTAATCGTAGAAATTGATGGCAGCATTCACGATTTACAACAAGATCTAGATCGACAGCGCCAAGAAATTCTTGAATCGCTAGGATTGCGTTTTGTCAGAATCAGTAGCCATCTGGTAGAAACCAACCTCCAAAAAGCTCTAGAAATCATCAAACAAGCTCTTGCTCCCCTCTCCCAAAACTCTACTAGCTATGCCAATAGTTTACCCTCACCCCCTAGCCCCCTCTCCCAAAAAGGGAGAGGGGGAATAGGAACAGGAGAAGATCTTGCTCCCCTCTCCCCCTTGGGAGAGGGGCTGGGGGTGAGGGTCTTCAACAACTTCAAGAAGCCGCCCTCCTCTCCATTAAAGTCTGCGATCCTGCCTGTGGGTCGGGACATTTCCTGTTGGCAGCAGCACGGCGGATTGGGAAGGAATTGGCTAAAGTGCGGACGGGTGAGGCTGCGCCTAGTCCTGAACCTTTGCGTGAGGCGACTCGTGATGTGA
- a CDS encoding ParA family protein → MSRKQIIIGIVANAGGVGKSTLAVHLAYELSKHKISVALIDLDPQRALDVFCGLPPATPETSIVGALSKEFTGDWTLVPAWDIPNIEVCQGHPSMARLADDLVIRRRGEYALADRLKSHPLRHDVVILDCPATMGIICENAIAASTGLLVPIQLEMKSISGVADLVEWVIAITDDLKLEPSPQILGLVPSLYDSSRAIHRQYLQQLPEITEQLKIKLYPHIRDSSEFKNSSANGLPLQKYRPNHPACSDFQEIAKDIIKLSKG, encoded by the coding sequence ATGAGCAGAAAACAAATCATCATAGGAATCGTTGCAAATGCAGGCGGCGTGGGGAAATCAACTCTCGCTGTCCACCTCGCCTATGAATTGAGCAAGCATAAAATATCTGTTGCATTAATCGATCTCGATCCTCAACGCGCCCTAGATGTTTTCTGTGGGCTTCCACCCGCCACTCCAGAGACATCCATAGTTGGGGCTTTGTCTAAAGAGTTTACAGGAGATTGGACATTAGTTCCCGCATGGGATATTCCTAACATCGAAGTCTGTCAAGGACATCCAAGTATGGCAAGACTAGCCGATGATCTAGTAATTCGTCGCCGAGGCGAGTACGCTCTTGCTGATCGCTTAAAAAGTCATCCCCTCCGTCATGATGTTGTGATCTTAGACTGTCCCGCCACAATGGGCATCATTTGCGAAAATGCGATCGCAGCTAGCACAGGATTACTTGTGCCAATCCAACTAGAAATGAAATCCATCTCTGGAGTCGCGGATTTAGTTGAATGGGTGATCGCCATCACCGACGATCTCAAACTCGAGCCTTCTCCCCAAATACTTGGACTAGTCCCAAGCCTCTATGACAGTAGCCGTGCAATTCATAGACAATATTTACAACAGTTGCCAGAAATAACTGAGCAGTTAAAGATCAAACTATATCCTCATATTCGAGACTCATCAGAATTTAAAAACTCTAGCGCTAATGGGTTGCCATTACAGAAATATCGCCCGAATCATCCTGCTTGTAGTGATTTTCAAGAGATCGCCAAAGACATCATTAAATTATCAAAAGGCTAA
- a CDS encoding helicase-related protein, producing MPSYNIGSVVTCRDRQWVVLPSDHADVIRLRPLSGNEDEICGIFNKLGLEVIESAEFPAPQPEAIQDRQAALLLMDAARLSLRNGAGPFRSLGRLSVYPRPYQMVPLLMALRLPTVRLLIADDVGIGKTIEAGLIAREMLDRHEIKRLAVLCPPHLCDQWQRELREKFHIEAVVIRSGTVGKLERSLPAGDHHVFGYYPHIIVSLDYAKSDKRRASFLAHCPELVIVDEAHTCSRPSGQSASQQQRHQLVNEIAAKQDQHLMLLSATPHSGIEESFLSILGFIKPEFAAMNLEHLSEKERINLANHFIQRRRADVKQWLGSETPFPERLSTELSYKLTREYRELFNAVYDFARGLVNGVTDDMSYAQKRGRYWAALALIRCVMSSPAAAVATLSKQVEKREVSEQLEEESIDEDLMASYVYDPTEQEQSADAQPTLAIEQGQQQYRDSDRKKLKAFVQSAEKLYGAKDAKLQQAIATAITLLNEGHHPIIWCRYIATAHYVAKHLGDVLKQKLDKKGDRLRVLAITGEQSEDEREIFLNELASYEQRVLVATDCLSQGVNLQEHFSAVLHYDLPWNPNRLEQREGRVDRYGQKASEVKCALLCGQDNPIDDVVLKVLIRKAVKIHRSLGITVPVPMDNANITERIFNSLFEYESAGVQLSLFDAGSQLALLDKEMNRIWEQAEEKVSRTRFAQRAITSEDVQQELIESDRVLGSATEIERFVRSACGRLNASLIPKTIQKHPCYVLPNIPPQIAPNLSAFLGDRQKLTLSFVSPTPEGVEFIGRNHPLVESLARYLLENVLTNTTNPVAARCGFTVTDAVTKRTTLLLLRLRHLIDSPKQGLKEDKSLLAEECLVVGFTGTSENPIWLEQSEALRLIETAEPVADPPSLGLVRSDMRDLLESMEDLQEELELIAKSRSQDLAQSHRRVRAITKEGQVKVKAQLPMDLLGVYVLKSK from the coding sequence ATGCCTAGTTATAACATTGGTTCTGTAGTTACTTGTCGCGATCGCCAGTGGGTGGTTTTGCCATCAGATCATGCTGATGTAATCAGGCTAAGACCTCTAAGCGGTAACGAGGATGAGATTTGTGGCATTTTCAATAAACTGGGATTGGAAGTCATTGAGTCAGCCGAGTTCCCTGCACCACAACCTGAAGCGATTCAAGATCGTCAAGCTGCTTTGTTATTAATGGATGCTGCAAGGCTAAGTTTACGGAATGGGGCGGGACCTTTTCGAAGTTTGGGGAGATTGTCGGTTTATCCGCGTCCCTATCAGATGGTTCCTTTGCTGATGGCTTTGCGGTTGCCGACAGTGCGATTGTTGATTGCCGATGATGTGGGGATAGGCAAGACGATTGAGGCGGGTTTGATTGCAAGAGAAATGCTTGATCGCCATGAAATTAAGCGCCTTGCGGTTTTATGCCCTCCGCACCTCTGCGATCAGTGGCAAAGGGAATTACGGGAAAAATTTCATATTGAAGCAGTCGTGATTCGGTCGGGGACAGTGGGCAAATTAGAGCGATCGCTACCTGCGGGAGATCATCATGTATTTGGCTACTATCCCCATATCATCGTTAGTCTCGACTATGCCAAGTCCGATAAACGGCGAGCGAGTTTTTTAGCCCATTGTCCAGAGTTAGTAATTGTTGATGAGGCGCATACCTGTTCGCGTCCGAGTGGTCAAAGTGCTTCGCAACAGCAGCGCCATCAGTTAGTGAATGAGATCGCGGCAAAGCAAGATCAACATTTAATGCTGCTATCAGCAACGCCCCATAGCGGTATTGAAGAATCTTTTTTGTCAATTTTGGGCTTTATTAAACCAGAATTTGCGGCGATGAATTTAGAACATCTCTCAGAGAAAGAGAGAATCAACTTAGCCAATCATTTTATCCAACGTCGTCGCGCTGACGTGAAGCAGTGGCTAGGCAGTGAAACCCCATTTCCTGAAAGACTATCCACTGAGCTTAGTTACAAGCTGACGCGAGAATATCGCGAATTATTTAATGCGGTTTATGATTTTGCGCGGGGCTTAGTTAATGGTGTTACCGATGATATGTCCTATGCTCAAAAGCGGGGACGGTATTGGGCGGCGTTGGCGCTAATTCGTTGTGTGATGTCATCCCCTGCGGCTGCGGTAGCGACCTTGAGTAAACAGGTGGAAAAACGTGAGGTTTCGGAGCAGTTAGAGGAAGAATCGATCGATGAAGACTTGATGGCATCCTATGTTTATGATCCGACAGAACAGGAGCAGTCTGCTGATGCTCAGCCCACATTGGCGATCGAGCAGGGACAGCAACAATATCGAGATAGCGATCGCAAAAAGCTCAAAGCTTTTGTCCAGTCTGCTGAAAAACTTTACGGCGCAAAGGATGCCAAACTCCAACAGGCGATCGCTACGGCGATCACGTTGCTCAATGAAGGACATCATCCGATTATCTGGTGTCGCTATATTGCGACGGCGCATTATGTGGCAAAACATTTAGGCGATGTGCTGAAGCAAAAGCTTGATAAAAAGGGCGATCGCTTGCGGGTCTTGGCGATTACGGGTGAGCAGTCGGAAGATGAACGGGAGATATTTTTAAATGAGCTTGCCAGCTATGAACAAAGAGTATTAGTGGCAACGGATTGCCTCAGTCAAGGTGTGAACCTGCAAGAGCATTTCTCAGCAGTGCTGCACTATGACTTACCTTGGAACCCGAACCGACTAGAACAGCGTGAGGGCAGGGTCGATCGCTATGGTCAAAAAGCATCGGAGGTGAAATGCGCTTTACTCTGTGGACAGGACAATCCCATTGATGATGTGGTCTTAAAAGTATTGATTCGCAAGGCAGTGAAAATCCATCGTTCCTTGGGAATTACCGTGCCTGTGCCGATGGATAACGCCAATATTACCGAGCGAATTTTTAACTCCCTATTTGAATACGAATCGGCAGGCGTACAGCTATCACTGTTTGATGCTGGCTCACAGTTGGCGCTACTGGATAAGGAAATGAATCGGATTTGGGAGCAAGCTGAAGAAAAAGTTAGCCGTACAAGGTTTGCTCAGAGGGCAATTACTTCTGAAGATGTGCAACAGGAATTAATTGAGTCCGATCGCGTGTTGGGTAGTGCGACAGAAATCGAGCGCTTTGTGCGATCAGCTTGTGGGCGTTTGAATGCCTCACTCATTCCCAAAACAATCCAAAAGCATCCTTGCTATGTGCTGCCAAATATTCCGCCCCAGATTGCGCCAAATCTATCCGCATTCTTAGGCGATCGCCAAAAGCTAACCCTTTCCTTTGTCAGTCCTACACCAGAAGGAGTCGAATTTATTGGGCGCAATCATCCCCTAGTCGAAAGCTTGGCGAGGTATCTATTAGAGAATGTCTTGACTAATACCACTAATCCTGTGGCGGCGCGTTGTGGTTTTACGGTGACAGATGCGGTAACTAAGCGCACGACGTTATTACTATTGCGCTTACGGCATTTGATTGATAGCCCCAAACAAGGACTTAAGGAGGATAAAAGCCTATTAGCTGAAGAATGTTTAGTGGTTGGTTTTACAGGAACATCTGAAAATCCGATTTGGCTAGAGCAAAGTGAGGCTTTACGGTTAATTGAAACTGCCGAACCCGTAGCCGATCCGCCTAGTTTGGGATTGGTGCGATCGGATATGCGCGACTTGTTAGAAAGTATGGAAGATTTACAGGAGGAATTAGAGTTAATTGCGAAGTCGCGATCGCAAGATTTAGCGCAATCTCATCGTAGAGTTAGAGCAATTACGAAGGAGGGACAGGTCAAAGTGAAGGCTCAGTTACCGATGGATCTGCTCGGTGTCTATGTTTTAAAATCAAAATAA
- a CDS encoding ParB/RepB/Spo0J family partition protein: MGKIPAISQRFTSAIQATDQAQRISELQAEVEKLRSSQSPVLEKQIEALRSQLQEQSGEKDIEVSKIQANPHQPRQTITNESIQTIARSLEKDGQITPLIVIPQDDNYLLLDGQRRWEAAKILGWQTLRSVIAIMPDDLHRKALLTFIHHEDLNPLDKAEAISKEVADVTSMSTEEILTVLATVLRRLERQKQTSQLTSLITVSTEEQKLGLKSLGVNEAEEKLLLVLLGLALNPTSVKANLMPMLSLPNDLKQSIREKGLKGAHALALSVLSAKALGISEKIASKERIKATEQVLSQELNVAKTRELVSQIKAKYIKSDHSSSKQIMAIQRSVEKLSKENISNIDSQHLTDLRTLFQQKLAEIESILEITNG, encoded by the coding sequence ATGGGCAAAATTCCAGCAATTTCACAAAGATTTACTAGTGCAATCCAAGCAACAGATCAAGCACAACGTATTAGCGAACTACAAGCCGAAGTAGAAAAGCTGCGATCTTCTCAATCTCCTGTCCTAGAAAAGCAAATTGAAGCCCTTAGATCTCAGCTACAAGAACAGTCGGGGGAAAAAGATATTGAGGTAAGCAAGATTCAAGCTAATCCTCATCAACCACGTCAGACTATCACCAATGAAAGTATTCAAACCATTGCTAGAAGTCTCGAAAAAGATGGACAAATCACACCATTAATTGTGATACCTCAAGATGACAACTATCTCCTATTAGATGGTCAACGCCGTTGGGAAGCAGCCAAAATCTTAGGCTGGCAAACATTGCGATCGGTCATCGCCATCATGCCCGATGACTTACATCGAAAAGCACTACTGACATTTATTCACCATGAGGATCTTAACCCTCTGGACAAAGCAGAAGCAATTTCTAAAGAAGTTGCCGATGTTACCAGTATGAGTACTGAGGAGATATTGACAGTTCTGGCAACAGTGTTAAGACGTTTAGAAAGACAAAAACAAACAAGTCAACTCACCAGTCTTATCACTGTTAGTACTGAAGAACAAAAATTAGGGCTTAAAAGTTTAGGCGTTAATGAAGCTGAAGAAAAATTACTATTAGTGTTGCTAGGATTAGCCCTCAATCCTACATCAGTCAAAGCCAATCTAATGCCGATGCTCTCCCTACCTAATGATTTAAAGCAATCCATTAGAGAAAAAGGACTCAAGGGAGCTCATGCCTTAGCACTTTCTGTCTTATCAGCCAAAGCCTTAGGAATTTCGGAAAAAATAGCTTCCAAAGAACGTATTAAAGCTACAGAGCAAGTATTATCCCAAGAGTTAAATGTAGCCAAGACCAGAGAACTTGTTTCTCAAATTAAGGCTAAATACATTAAATCAGATCATAGTTCGTCGAAACAAATTATGGCGATACAGCGAAGTGTAGAGAAATTATC